The Pedobacter ginsengisoli region TTTGATTAATGATAGTACAAAATAATTGATATTTTTTGACTATTGAAATATATATAGTAATTTTGCAGCGTTAAAGTGGACTGATTTGCGATGCTATTTAAAGAATAGCTGGATTGCAACCACGTAAAAAAAAGTGCTAACCATATTATACACTTCATTTTACAGCCTGTTCTGCAGGATCTGACTCCCTTTTATATAATTGTTTAAAATTAAATTTTAATTATTTAAAATGTCGTATTTATTTACATCTGAATCAGTTTCTGAAGGCCATCCGGATAAAGTTGCAGATCAAATCTCAGACGCACTTATTGACAACTTTTTAGCGTTCGATTCAGAGTCAAAAGTGGCCTGCGAAACTTTGGTTACCACAGGTCAGGTTATTTTAGCTGGCGAGGTGAAATCACAAACCTATCTTGATGTACAACAAATTGCCAGAGATGTAATCAAAAAAATTGGCTACACAAAAAGCGAATACATGTTTGAGGCTAACTCATGCGGTATTCTTTCCGCAATTCACGAACAGTCGCAGGATATAAATCAAGGTGTTGACAGAAGCAACAAAGAAGAACAAGGTGCTGGCGATCAGGGTATGATGTTTGGCTATGCAACCAACGAAACAGAAAACTATATGCCTTTGGCACTAGATCTTTCACATACTCTTTTACAGGAATTAGCTCTGTTAAGAAGAGAAAATAATGAAATTACCTATCTGCGTCCTGATGCTAAATCACAAGTGACTTTAGAATATGCCGACAACAACAAGCCTGTTCGTATTGATGCTATAGTGATTTCAACTCAGCATGATGATTTTGATGAAGAAGCCAAAATGCTTGCTAAAATCAAAAAAGACCTTGTTGATATTCTTGTCCCACGCATTATTGCCAAATACCCACAATATGCGCACCTATTTAATGATAAAATAGAGTATCATATTAATCCAACCGGGAAATTTGTTATTGGTGGCCCGCATGGCGATACAGGCTTAACAGGCCGTAAAATTATTGTAGATACTTACGGAGGTAAAGGAGCTCATGGAGGCGGTGCTTTCTCTGGAAAAGACCCCAGTAAAGTAGATAGAAGTGCTGCCTATGCAACCCGTCACATCGCTAAGAATCTTGTTGCTGCAGGTGTTGCCGAAGAAATTTTAGTTCAGGTAAGCTACGCCATTGGAGTTGCAAAACCTATGGGTATTTACATCAATACTTATGGAACAGGTAAAGTAAACAAAACTGACGGAGAAATTGCCAGAATAGTTGAAGGTATATTCGATATGCGTCCTTACTTTATAGAGCAACGCTTAAAATTAAGAAATCCAATTTATAGTGAAACTGCAGCTTATGGCCATATGGGTCGTACGCCTGAAACAGTTACCAAAACTTTTAAAAGTCCTGGAGGTGAAGAAAAAACTGTTACTGTTGAATTGTTTACATGGGAGAAATTAGACTTTGTAGATAAAGTAAAAGCAGCTTTTTCATTGTAAGCTTAAGAAATAATTAAAATTCATAAAAAGGGTGTATCATAACAATGATCACCCTTTTTGCATTTTACAAGCCTTGCAATAGCATGCCTAAATGCAAAAAGGAAAACCATTTGTAAAGGGTATTGTTGTATTTATACAAAAACACTACTTATTATGGAACATCCAATAGAAATGAATACCCTTAGCCAGGTTTTAGAAAAATTAAGACTTAAAGGTTTGGATAACGAAATAAAAATGACAGACCATGGCAAGATGCAAGGCATTGGAATTAACAAAATTTATAATCCTGAAGACCTAACAATAATTAAAACTTATCGATTTGAAGGCGACTCCGACCCTGCCGATAATTCTGTGCTCTATTTACTAGAAGACAAAGACAAACAGATTGGCTATATTCTTGACGCTTATGGAATGTATAGCTCTCAGGAAAATACCGGTTTTGACGACTTTTTAAAGAAAATACCTACCGCAGACAGAGATATGCAAGAGCTTTTCGGCTAGCCGAATTGCATTTGCTGCCTAACAGAAAAGAATATAACACCAATAAAAAAGCATTATCTCTAATGCTTTTTTATTTAAGAAGCCATTGTTAATATGCCTAAACGTTTTTAGTAAAAATTATGATACATTAAAATAAAGTCATTATCTTCAAGAAGAATTAAACCAAACTTCTTAACCAAATGTCTTCTTTAACCTCTAAATTGCACCAGAGCATCATGTTGCTTGGTCTCTTTTCATTTACTTCCTGTGTAAATAATGATAAAAATACAGACACTGAGGGCAGTAAAAACACACTATTTTCCATACTTTCTTCAAATCAGACTCACATCGATTTCAATAATACCATCATTGAAAACGAAAGGGCAAACATTATATCCTATCAGTACTTCTATAATGGAGGGGGTGTAGCAATTGCAGATGTAAATAATGACGGCCTGGAGGATGTATATTTTTCAGGAAACATGACAAAGGCCAAACTATATCTTAATAAAGGAAACATGCAGTTTGAAGATGTTACAGATAAAGCCGACATAACCGAAGAGGGAACAACCTGGAAAACAGGCGTTACTATGGCCGATGTTAATGGAGATGGGAAACCAGACATCTATCAATGTTATTCCGGTGCATTACCTGCAAAGAATAGAACAAATAAATTATATATAAACCAAGGGAACAACGATCAGGGAATTCCCGTATTTAAAGAGCAAGCTGCAGAATATGGGCTTGCCGATACCGCATATAGCACACAGGCTGTTTTTTTTGATTACGACAAAGATAATGACCTTGATATGCTCCTGTTAAACCACAACCCTAAAGTATTTACCACACTCGATGAAACTTCTGCTCCAATAATATTAAAAGAACCCGCACCAACCATCCGGATTAAGCTATATAAAAATGAAAATGGAAAATTTAAAGATGTTTCAGATCAGGCAGGCATCTATAATTCATCATTTACATATGGTTTAGGTGCAGGAGTAAGCGATTTGAATAATGATGGTTATCCGGATATTTACATCTCAAACGATTATTCTGCACCAGATTATTTATATATAAATAATGGAAACGGCACTTTTACAAATCAAATTCAATCCCAAATTGGCCATACGTCCTTGTATTCAATGGGCAATGATATTGCTGACATTAACAACGATGGCCTATCAGATCTTTTCACTTTAGATATGCTGCCAGAGGATAATCGAAGACAGAAGTTGCTCTTTTCTCCCGACAATTACGAATATTATGACCTCCGCCTACGTCTTGGCTTCCATTACCAGGATATGCGCAACATGCTTCAAATAAATAATGGAAATGGCACATTTAGTGAAACCGCACAATTATCAGGCATTTCCAATACAGATTGGAGCTGGGCTCCTCTATTTGCAGATTATGATAATGACGGCTGGAAAGATCTTTTTGTATCAAATGGTTATATGAGAGATTATACCAATATGGATTTTCTAAAGTTCAAAGGAGATTTCCTGCGTACTACCGATCCGGCTCAAATGAGGGAGAATCTGTTAAATTTAATCCATGCAATGCCTGCATCCAATGTTAACAATTACATCTACAAGAACAACGGCAACCTTACGTTTACCAACAAAATGGTTGAATGGGGATTAAACACACCATCTAATAGTAATGGGGCCGCTTATGCCGATTTAGATAACGATGGCGACCTTGACCTTGTGGTTAACAATATCAATCTTCCGGCATTCATTTATGAAAACAGAACCGACAAGCAAATAAAAAATCAGTTCCTAAAAGTAAAGCTGCAGGGATCTGGGCAAAACACACAAGGTATTGGTGCAAAAATTTGGATCTACCAGAATAACAAACAGCAGTATCTTGAACAAATGCCATCTCGAGGCTATCAATCAAGCGTTTCGCCAATTTTACATTTCGGTTTAGGAGAATCTACTTCTATAGACTCTCTTCGTGTAGTTTGGCCAAGTGGAAAACAGGAACTAATAACAGGCGTAAAGGCAAATCAACAAATACCGCTATTAGAAACAAATGCAAAAACAACTTACAAAGACCCACAGCCTCCTTTGTCTATATTTAAAGAAATTAAATCGCCGATTACATTTCAACAGCAAAAAAAATCAACCAACGATTTTAAGCGGCAACCACTGTTAATAAACCCCATGTCATTTTCAGGTCCATGCATTGCCAAAGCAGATGTAGATGGAGATGGTTTAGAGGACATTTATGTTGGCGGGACCCAAGGCCAGTCTGGCACACTTTTTATTCAAAAAAAGAACGGCACTTTTGTAAAAAAAATCCAGAGAGCCTTTACCAATAGCCTAAAAAGCGAAGACACAGATGCTGTCTTTTTTGATGCCAATGGCGATGGTTTTGCAGATCTTTATGTATGTGCTGGCGGTTATGACAGTTATATCCCTGACGATTCATCATTGCAAGATCGATTGTACTTAAATGATGGAAAGGGAAATTTCAGACCATCAGTTAATGCTTTACCTAAAATGCTAAGCAGTAAAAGCTGCGTTCGGGTTACAGACTTTAACCAGGATGGCCACCCCGACCTATTTATAGGCGGAAGAGTAATTCCTGGCCGCTATCCGGAAACACCATCAAGTTATCTACTAATTAACGATGGAAAAGGAAACTTTAAAGATCAGATTAAAGCTGTTGCCCCAAATTTGCAAAAAGCAGGAATGATTACCGATGCCGCATGGGTAGATTTAAACGGCGACAAAAAAGAGGATCTGATTGTTGTTGGAGAATGGATGCCAATTACCGTCCTCATTAATACAAATGGCAAGCTGACAGATAAAACTAAAGATTATTTTGAGAAACCTTTGGCTGGCTGGTGGAACAAACTACTAGTAGAGGACTTAAACAATGACGGTGTTCCGGATATAGTAATTGGAAACACCGGATTAAACACTCAATGCAAAGCAACCGAAAAGGAACCTGCTGAAATGTTCTACAAAGATTTTGATGATAATGGATCGGTTGACCCTATATTATGTTTTTACATCCAGGGAAAAAGCTATCCTTATGTAACCAGAGATGAGATGCTAGATCAGATGAGCATTATGCGCACACGCTTTCCGGATTATAAAAGCTATGCAGATGCATCAATGAAAGAGATATTTACCAAAGAGGAACTAATGGGCGTTTCAAAGCTCCAGGCAACCGATTTAAAAACATCGGCTTTTATCAATACCGGAAAAGGTAAATTTAAAGAGTTAAGCTTACCGCAAGAGGTTCAATTCTCGCCAGTATTCACAATTACCGCCTTTGATTATGATAAGGATGGCAATAAAGACTTGTTACTGTGTGGCAACATTAGTCATTCACGCCTCAGATTTGGAAAATACGACGCTAATTATGGAACCCTACTTAAAGGCAATGGCAAAGGTAGCTTTACATACATCCCTCAACAACAATCAGGTTTTAGTTTAAAAGGAGATGTTAGAAGCGTAGTGCAAACAAGCAACACTTTAATATTTGGCATTAACCAGGAAAGTATGAAAGCTTATAAACTGAGATAAAGCTTTACAAGTTCAATGATACAGTAGCGGAAAACGTTCTACCGTCAGACGGCCAGATGCCTGGTCCCGGATAAAACTGCGGGCGTTTGGTAAAATAATGTTTATCAAACGCATTGCTCACATTAAGCCCAATACGCAAGTAATTGGTAAGTCCAATAGTGGCACTGGCATCAAATAAGTTATAGGAAGGTGCAATACCAACAGTTCCGGTCGCATTTGGTGCCACAGCATTTAGGGCATCAGCAAATGAGCTGGCGGTATAACTATGCAGAATGCTCAGACTATAGCGCTTAACTTTTAAAGTAGCCCCATTCCTGGAAGTCCATTCCGGCACACTTTCTACTTTATCCCCATCAATAGAAACAGTTGTTTTGGCATTAGCATCCCTAATACTGGCATTTTGGTAGCGGGCATTCATATAAGCAGTTGCTGTATATAAAGAGAAGCTAGCTGTTTTACTCAGCGGAAAATCTGCCTGAGTAAAAAGTTCAACTCCTTTAGTTCTTGAATCCCCAATATTTGTACGATAAATGATCTCCTGATTATTAGAATTCATCTGCGAAACAGTACCCATGCGGTTATTGTATTGCAGTTGGAAATAGCTCACATCCCAGTTCAAAAACTGCCAGTTACCCCTAAAACCAGCTTCCAGATTATATCCTCTGGCATCCTTTAAATTCTTGTCGGTAAGCTCAAAGGTAGATCCAGGGATAATGTCCTTAAAAATCACCGGACGGTAAGCCTGCGACCAGCCTGCATATAGGTTCATGGCTTTAGTCAATTCATACTGCCCACTAACCCCAAACAAAGGATACTCATGTTTAATGTTATTAGGAATATCACCGGTAGGATAATTATTAATCACCCCGGTCATATCTGTCTTGCCCAGCTCAAACCTTACTCCGGTATTTACAGAAAGACGGGGCAACAACACCCACCGATTCTCGGCAAAAAAAGCAACATTATTAGTTTTTAGATGCATATCTCTGCCAAAGTCTGGGGTAACCAGCGAAAGGTCAAAATCTGTCCCCGTGGTTCCCTTACCCTGTTGCTGGCGATGCAGGTCATTGTTCATATATTGCACCCCCGCAGCAAGGTTGCTGGTCAAGCCCAAAAGTGAGTACGATTGTAATAAACGCAGCTCATTGGTAAAACTCTTGAAATGATCAACATCAACCTGCCTGTTAGCATATTGAAGCGTAGTAGGGTCAATTGCATCTATTATATTGGCCAACTTATCAAACATCACACTATTTCTAACTCCAATTACTGCAGAAGAAGTGAATTTCAACCGTGTAGATTCACCCATCTTCCAGTCTAAAGTAAGAGAGGGAATATTGATCTCAGGGTTGTAATAATTACGCGAACGCGTAGAAGAACGCGGATCCGCCTTAAACATCTCATCGGTCAATTGCCCTGCAAGGTGAATCACATAATTAGAGCGTGTCCATTCTGCCTTAAGTTCAATATTGGGCGTGAATTCATAAAATAAGGAAATGTTTTGCGCATCATATTTTGAGTCACTGTTCTTACGATACCCAGCATCTGCTTTTTTATTGAACCAGGCATAATACTTAAACTTGCCCTTTGTACCGCTGATGGAGTTAAAGGAACTGAGTAAACCATATGACCCCGCAGTATTGATGCTTTGAAAAGCTAAAGCAGAAGAATCGGGTTTCTTACTCACATAGTTAAGCAATCCGCCAAATTGCCCGCCATATTGCAGGGAGGCGGTGCCTCTTACCAGCTCAATCCGCTCTACCGCTTCTAATGGGATATTATAATGACGGCCGGATAGCCATACATATCTGAATTGGTGAGCACCCCATCTTTGCGAATATTAAACTCCCATCCACGATGAGGGTCAAGGCCCCGGGTAGAGATATTGGTTTGGTTCCCGGTTCCATCCATATCATAAACAAAGATGCCTGGTATTTTAGAAAAGACCTGGCGACCGTATTTCTCTGCCAGGCCCAAATCCTTATTGGTAAGCTCAATCACCTCACTTTTCTTTCCCAAGAAAATATAGGTGCCAGCTATAGAATCCAGTCGCTTAATATCACGCTGTTTACTTATGCTATTGATGTTAACTTCTTTGAGTTTTTTGGCTTCCTCACTACTAATATTTTGCGCGAGAGCCGCTGAACTTAAAAATGTTGTAAGCGCGATGATGTAGATTTGTTTCATTAAGGTTTATTTGGTTAACACTAATGTAAAAAATCTGCCCCTCTAAAAAAAGCTATCCTAACATATTACCATTTAATCTTCCTTCTATTTACATTTATCAACTTAGTATCCTTGTTGTATGCTAAAGAAAAATCAGGATTATTTATACTCACTGAGGCTATAGATTTATCGGATTTTACTATCAACGACAAGTCGTACCATGATATGTTTTTATTGAGAACTGTAGAATAGTCTAAAGTAATAACTAATGTATTAGCACTTACAAGTTGAGTTTTAGTTACGTGATCTTTAATATAGGCATATTCTAAAAACTCTCTCAGACTACAAAATATTAAGTTATCTTTAGATTTAAGCGCAATATTATCAATCCAGTCATTGAAACCGCGAACAGCCTCCTCATCTTTAATTCCATGTGTTCCAATTTCAAAAAAATCGAAGGAATTGCCAGAAAGCAAATCATTTGAAAGCTCCCATTGAGCTCCGCCACTTGACCAGTCATCTGTAAATGCCCTTCTAATTGCCAGGTAGTTAAATGGCTTTATATCATTTAATTTAGCTTTTGGGCTATATTTACCAATTTGAGTAAATTTATCAAATGTCCCCTGAGATCCACCACCTATATACCCAAAGTCTGCCGCTGCCGTCTGGAAACCCGTGTAATTACTTGGAACAATAAGTGTATTTATTTTATACCCTTGCTTTTCCAATATCAGTGCATCTAAATCTTTTATGTTCTTTTCTCTATCCTTTCCATTATTAAAGTTTCCTGTTTCTTCATGGTAATACGAATGGTTCATTATATCCATTCCTTTAAGAATTAATGGCAATCTTTGTCCATAGGTAGCCGCATATCCCGTATACAGACCCATTTCTTTGCCGTTATATTGATTTTTACCATTAACCGCCAACCCCAAACTATAATTCTTATTGTTCCCACATCCGTCTGTATAGAATGTTTTCGATAGTTTTTCATAAGCTGTCACTACAGTTAATGCAGCATCATCAAACTCCATCAGAATCGCTTTGCTCTTATTATATTTCAAACTTGGTATTAATGCATCCGCAGATGTAGGATTCCCATTAAAAACAACCTTAATTTCTAACTTTCCTGTAAATGGAGGCAATACAGGGCCTTCGGGTATCGCTGGTTCTTCTTTTTCTTTAGTTTCTTCTTTTGGTAGCTTTTGCTGAATCTTCTTTGTGCATGAGAAGATTAACACAGAACAGAGTGCAATTAGAGTGAGGATTAATTTTTTCTTCATTTAATTGTTTTTACATTATTATTTAGTGCGCGAAACATTTACACTACTCTCAGATTTCGTGCCGACCTGCCTAAGAAAACATGAATAAAGACAACAGAGGATTTTCTTATACTTTTACATCCTGTTTTGCAGACCATTTAGACAAGGATCTAAACAAAAGGCAACTTTTAACCAAAATATTATAAACTCATTATTAGATCTCACCTAAATTACTCCAATTTCCCCAAAAACAGGAGTTTGTTCCCCAAAGCCAAAGTAGGGCTGGTAGAATGCTTAGGTATAAATTAAAATCTTAGCGGGGTTAAATATTAACCTGATCAGTTTTAATAAAGGCGAAGTAAAGCTTAAAGCACAAGAGGCTTTAAGTAAACTTATGCAGGCTTTGGGTAGGCTTTGCCAGGCCTAAACATTACTGCTGGATGACATATAAACTAAATCTTAGTGTTATAAGTGTACACACCAACAATATACCTATATAATACGTATGTAACAGATAGCCTTAGTACGGCGGGTTGGAAATCCTAAGACCTGATACTAGTTTGCTACCAAAAGTATTTTATTAAGAAGAGTGTTCGCAAATGCCCCTATATTTTGTCATAACAACACCGGATGCAAAAAAAATATTTAGCTATAAATTTGACTATCAAATAACTACACTATGCTATTAGAAGGTAAAAATGCAATTATATATGGAGCAGGCGGTTCTCTTGGAGGCGCAGTTGCCAGAGCACTTGCAGCAGCCGGTGCTCAAGTATTCCTTACAGGTCATCATGCAGATGGCTTAAACACAACTGCAATAGAAATTGAATCTGCTGGAGGTAAAGTCTCAATTCATCAGGTAGATGCCAGAGATGAGAAATCTGTAAATGACCATATACAAACGGTAATTCAAACAGCAGGATCTGTAGATATATCATTCAATGCTATAGGTTGGCAGGACACACAAGATGTTCCGTTAACAGAAATGACACTTGAAGATTTTCTCAGACCCATAAACATTGCCATGCAAACACAGTTTATAACAGCAACTGCCGCCGGAAGGGTTATGAAAAAACATAATTCGGGTGTGATACTTTCCCTAACCGCAACGCCCGGAGGTATCGGCTATGCTAATGTAGGTGGGTTTGGCCCAGCCTGCAATGCAGTAGAAGGGTTTTCCCGTAACCTGGCTGCAGAATTGGGCCCTTATGGAGTTCGCGTAGTAAACATCCGCTCTGGAGGCTCTCCAGATTCAAGGATTTTTAAAGAAGCAATAGAAGCGGGTGGTGAGCAAGTGAAAGAATTCATTTCAAAAATGGAAAATGACACCATGCTAAAACAATTGCCTCTTATGGAAGATATAGCCAATACAGCAGTATTTCTTGCTTCAGGTATGGCCGGCAAAATAACAGGCATTACCATTGATGTGACCGCAGGAACTACAAGCGCACTAAATTATAAAGTGACAAACATTGCATTTTTGAAGAAAGATCACG contains the following coding sequences:
- a CDS encoding SDR family NAD(P)-dependent oxidoreductase, which codes for MLLEGKNAIIYGAGGSLGGAVARALAAAGAQVFLTGHHADGLNTTAIEIESAGGKVSIHQVDARDEKSVNDHIQTVIQTAGSVDISFNAIGWQDTQDVPLTEMTLEDFLRPINIAMQTQFITATAAGRVMKKHNSGVILSLTATPGGIGYANVGGFGPACNAVEGFSRNLAAELGPYGVRVVNIRSGGSPDSRIFKEAIEAGGEQVKEFISKMENDTMLKQLPLMEDIANTAVFLASGMAGKITGITIDVTAGTTSALNYKVTNIAFLKKDHE
- a CDS encoding VCBS repeat-containing protein → MSSLTSKLHQSIMLLGLFSFTSCVNNDKNTDTEGSKNTLFSILSSNQTHIDFNNTIIENERANIISYQYFYNGGGVAIADVNNDGLEDVYFSGNMTKAKLYLNKGNMQFEDVTDKADITEEGTTWKTGVTMADVNGDGKPDIYQCYSGALPAKNRTNKLYINQGNNDQGIPVFKEQAAEYGLADTAYSTQAVFFDYDKDNDLDMLLLNHNPKVFTTLDETSAPIILKEPAPTIRIKLYKNENGKFKDVSDQAGIYNSSFTYGLGAGVSDLNNDGYPDIYISNDYSAPDYLYINNGNGTFTNQIQSQIGHTSLYSMGNDIADINNDGLSDLFTLDMLPEDNRRQKLLFSPDNYEYYDLRLRLGFHYQDMRNMLQINNGNGTFSETAQLSGISNTDWSWAPLFADYDNDGWKDLFVSNGYMRDYTNMDFLKFKGDFLRTTDPAQMRENLLNLIHAMPASNVNNYIYKNNGNLTFTNKMVEWGLNTPSNSNGAAYADLDNDGDLDLVVNNINLPAFIYENRTDKQIKNQFLKVKLQGSGQNTQGIGAKIWIYQNNKQQYLEQMPSRGYQSSVSPILHFGLGESTSIDSLRVVWPSGKQELITGVKANQQIPLLETNAKTTYKDPQPPLSIFKEIKSPITFQQQKKSTNDFKRQPLLINPMSFSGPCIAKADVDGDGLEDIYVGGTQGQSGTLFIQKKNGTFVKKIQRAFTNSLKSEDTDAVFFDANGDGFADLYVCAGGYDSYIPDDSSLQDRLYLNDGKGNFRPSVNALPKMLSSKSCVRVTDFNQDGHPDLFIGGRVIPGRYPETPSSYLLINDGKGNFKDQIKAVAPNLQKAGMITDAAWVDLNGDKKEDLIVVGEWMPITVLINTNGKLTDKTKDYFEKPLAGWWNKLLVEDLNNDGVPDIVIGNTGLNTQCKATEKEPAEMFYKDFDDNGSVDPILCFYIQGKSYPYVTRDEMLDQMSIMRTRFPDYKSYADASMKEIFTKEELMGVSKLQATDLKTSAFINTGKGKFKELSLPQEVQFSPVFTITAFDYDKDGNKDLLLCGNISHSRLRFGKYDANYGTLLKGNGKGSFTYIPQQQSGFSLKGDVRSVVQTSNTLIFGINQESMKAYKLR
- the metK gene encoding methionine adenosyltransferase, with amino-acid sequence MSYLFTSESVSEGHPDKVADQISDALIDNFLAFDSESKVACETLVTTGQVILAGEVKSQTYLDVQQIARDVIKKIGYTKSEYMFEANSCGILSAIHEQSQDINQGVDRSNKEEQGAGDQGMMFGYATNETENYMPLALDLSHTLLQELALLRRENNEITYLRPDAKSQVTLEYADNNKPVRIDAIVISTQHDDFDEEAKMLAKIKKDLVDILVPRIIAKYPQYAHLFNDKIEYHINPTGKFVIGGPHGDTGLTGRKIIVDTYGGKGAHGGGAFSGKDPSKVDRSAAYATRHIAKNLVAAGVAEEILVQVSYAIGVAKPMGIYINTYGTGKVNKTDGEIARIVEGIFDMRPYFIEQRLKLRNPIYSETAAYGHMGRTPETVTKTFKSPGGEEKTVTVELFTWEKLDFVDKVKAAFSL
- a CDS encoding TonB-dependent receptor family protein, translated to MSKKPDSSALAFQSINTAGSYGLLSSFNSISGTKGKFKYYAWFNKKADAGYRKNSDSKYDAQNISLFYEFTPNIELKAEWTRSNYVIHLAGQLTDEMFKADPRSSTRSRNYYNPEINIPSLTLDWKMGESTRLKFTSSAVIGVRNSVMFDKLANIIDAIDPTTLQYANRQVDVDHFKSFTNELRLLQSYSLLGLTSNLAAGVQYMNNDLHRQQQGKGTTGTDFDLSLVTPDFGRDMHLKTNNVAFFAENRWVLLPRLSVNTGVRFELGKTDMTGVINNYPTGDIPNNIKHEYPLFGVSGQYELTKAMNLYAGWSQAYRPVIFKDIIPGSTFELTDKNLKDARGYNLEAGFRGNWQFLNWDVSYFQLQYNNRMGTVSQMNSNNQEIIYRTNIGDSRTKGVELFTQADFPLSKTASFSLYTATAYMNARYQNASIRDANAKTTVSIDGDKVESVPEWTSRNGATLKVKRYSLSILHSYTASSFADALNAVAPNATGTVGIAPSYNLFDASATIGLTNYLRIGLNVSNAFDKHYFTKRPQFYPGPGIWPSDGRTFSATVSLNL